The genomic stretch TCGGGTCGATCGAACGCCGCAAAAATTCCTATTAGTAATATTTCTAAAGAGGAAATATTATTACGTTGTATCCGGTAGGGTGAAGCGAAATGAGCACGTCAGAGGCTATATCGGCCGACACCGGGGAGAAGACGGGGTGGGATGCGGTTCGAGAGCTTCCGCCGAGCGCGAAGCTCGTCGCGAAGGTGCTCGAGTACAACGAGACGCTGACCCAGAGCCAGCTCGCCGAGGAGACGCTCCTGCCACCCAGAACCGTCCGCTACGCGCTGAACCGCCTCGAGGAGGAGGACGTCGTCGAATCGCGGTTCTCGTTTTCGGACGCCAGAAAGCGCCTCTACTCGCTCGCGATCGATTCGCGCTAGCCGGCTTTTCCCACGTCGCTTATACGGTTCCCGCGCGAATCACGGGACATGACACGGGTGATTCACACCGGCGATACCCACATCGGCTATCGCCAGTACCATTCGGCCGAGCGTCGGGCCGATTTCCTCGCCGCCTTCCAGCGGGTCGCCGCCGACGCCGTGGAGGAAGACGTCGACGCAGTCGTCCACGCCGGCGACCTCTTTCACGACCGGCGCCCCGACCTCCAGGACCTGCTCGGAACCCTCGACGTCCTCCGCGATCTCGACGACGCGGACGTACCCTTCCTCGCGATCGTCGGCAACCACGAGGGCACCCGCGAGGGCCAGTGGCTCGATCTGTTCTCGCGGATGGGACTCGCGACCCGCCTCGACAGCGAGGGAGTCGTGATCGGCGAAACGACGTTTTACGGGCTGGATCACGTGCCGGTCTCCCGGCGCGAGGAGTTGGAATACGACTTCTCCCCGCCCGAAACCGACCACACCGCACTCGTCGCCCACGGCCTGTTCGAGCCCTTCCCGTACGCCGACTGGGACACCGAGGCACTGCTCGACTCCGCTCCTGTCGAGTTCGACGCGGTGTTGCTCGGCGACAACCACCACCCCGACCGCGCCGAACTGGGGGGAACCTGGGTGACCTATTGTGGCTCAACCGAGCGCGCGAGCGCCAGCGAGCGAGACGGCAGGGGCTACAACCTCGTGAGCTTCGTCGAGGGCGAGGCCCACATCACCCGCCGGGGGCTCGACACCCGCGAGTTCGTCTTCGTCGACGTCGAACTCGCCGCGGGCGAGGGCACTGAACGGGTGCTCGAACGCGTCGGCCAGCACGACCTCGCCGACCGTGTCGTGATCGTCACCGTCGAGGGCGAGGGCGAGACGGTCACGCCCGCCGAGGTCGAATCGTTCGCCCGCGAGGAGGGCGCGCTGATCGCCCGGGTGAACGACAAACGCAACGTCGAGGAGGGCGCCTCGTTTGACGTCTCGTTTTCGGACCCCGATACGGCGGTCCGGGCGCGACTGGAGGAGATGGGACTGTCGGGCGCCGCGAGCGACATCGACGAAACGGTGCGTGCGAGCAAGATCGCCGATACGAACGTCCGTGGGGCCGTCGAGGAGCGCGTCAGGTCGCTGATCGAGGAGGAACCCGAGGCGTTCGAGACGGTCGAATCGGAGTCAGCAATCGAAGGGACGGAGACGATGGAGGACGCCATCGCCTCCGAATCCGGGACTGATGTGACCAATGAGACCGACCCGCCCGATACGGACGGGCAGAACGCGGTCGGTCACGCGGAATCGACCCACCGGCCCGAAGAGGCGAGCGCCGAGGGTCAGGACCAGTCCTCGATGGAGGAGTACCTGTGAGGATCGAGCGGATCCGGTTGAAGAACTTCAAGCCGTATCGCGATACCGACCTCCGGCTCGAACGCGGCGTGACCGT from Halalkalicoccus subterraneus encodes the following:
- a CDS encoding MarR family transcriptional regulator produces the protein MSTSEAISADTGEKTGWDAVRELPPSAKLVAKVLEYNETLTQSQLAEETLLPPRTVRYALNRLEEEDVVESRFSFSDARKRLYSLAIDSR
- the mre11 gene encoding DNA double-strand break repair protein Mre11, whose amino-acid sequence is MTRVIHTGDTHIGYRQYHSAERRADFLAAFQRVAADAVEEDVDAVVHAGDLFHDRRPDLQDLLGTLDVLRDLDDADVPFLAIVGNHEGTREGQWLDLFSRMGLATRLDSEGVVIGETTFYGLDHVPVSRREELEYDFSPPETDHTALVAHGLFEPFPYADWDTEALLDSAPVEFDAVLLGDNHHPDRAELGGTWVTYCGSTERASASERDGRGYNLVSFVEGEAHITRRGLDTREFVFVDVELAAGEGTERVLERVGQHDLADRVVIVTVEGEGETVTPAEVESFAREEGALIARVNDKRNVEEGASFDVSFSDPDTAVRARLEEMGLSGAASDIDETVRASKIADTNVRGAVEERVRSLIEEEPEAFETVESESAIEGTETMEDAIASESGTDVTNETDPPDTDGQNAVGHAESTHRPEEASAEGQDQSSMEEYL